The DNA window TCGGGGAACAGGGCTGCGCTCTCCGCTTCAGTTCCCCTCCCTCGTCCGTGCCCCCACCCCAGTGAGACACGCGGCAAGTTGGTGAAATTGTTACACTTCAGAACCAGCGGGGGCTGGACAGCTCCTGCGCTGGTCTCCCAGCTCCGCTGCGGGCCGCTCTCTGGACCCCGCCGGGGGGCTCCCTGCACAGCGCGAAGGGAGGGAAGAAGTTGAATGCGGCAGCTTGCAAAGTTCCCAGCAAAGAGCCCTTGCAATTAACCGAGAGCCGTAGTGCCAGGCACTGCAGCCAGTGAGAAGGCTCATCCCTCCAGGGCAAGCCCGTAACCCTTTGGGTtcagcctttttattttttattctaaaattAGTCATAGGCAGTTGAAATATTTCCACTGCATTCTGAGCATAAGGCAACAATAATGATAATTCTTGGCATTATGGCAGCACTTTTCAGCCCTagctctcaaagcatttcacagtgGAGGGTAAGCGTCATCGCGGTGCTACAGCTGGGAAATGAGGCACCGAGAAGGTAAGCCGTTTGGCTGGACTCACAAAGGGAATCTGGTAATGCTGGGAGCGAAACCCAGGTCCTGGGACCTTTGCTTTATCCGCTGGACCCTGCTACCATCTTATAGTCTTACACCAATACGGTTTATCCTGTGGAGAAGCCCATGAGGCCAGGTGCTCCGTAGTGTACATTGGTgacattccattgacttcaatggagctgagaatctgacactgaaatcaatagaagcagctgttctcaaactaggggacctcccaggggagGTGCAGGAAAGTGTCAACGGAGGCGCAAGCGCATGTGGGTGTTTTATTTAAGAACTCTGTCTGTCAGGGGGGATGGGGCTCATGCAGAAAGGCTGTGCACAACCCGGAGGTGGGGATAAAGGGCACAGCTGGAGgccccccctgccccgggggctgACAGCCAGGGCTGTCCTCCCACACACCTCCATCCTTCAATGGGAGGCAGCCCAGGCTTGgctcttcttctcccccctccttcccaatcCCTCACCTGGAGGTGGTGGGGCTCCAGCCATCAGCCCCAGGGAGGCAGAagcagcgcagaagggtggcaatggggcactaaggctgctgtgaaaagtgatatttacagatatcacttttcacatGGCCACACTTACTTCTGTCCTATTACTGgcacagtgctgccttcagagctgagtgcctggccagcagctgctgctctcccctctgccttcagagctggctggcaGCATATGTACTGggagggcaggggcggggcgggggataCATGACTACAGACACAAATAAGGGAGACCTGATCAAataagcttgagaaccactgcaatagagCAATGaatatttacagcagctgaggatctagctccttatttcagaaggtggatgACAGTCACCTTTATTCATTGAATGCTTCACTTTAAGTCCTTCATTAGCAAACACACTAAAAGACAGTTTAATAGGTAGTTGGATACATTTGTTACAAGTCCATTCTCACCTTAGAGATAAAGGTCTGTGGGCCAGGTCCTGTgatcctcactcaggcaaaacttccactaaaGTGAATGAATGTTTTGACTGAGTATGGATCACAGGATGAGACGTAGAGATGAAATTGTGACAAATCTTGTTGCCATATAAGAATTCAAGTAGTTGTCCTAATTCTGCAGTGGATGGCCACTTGGCCTTTCACTAGAGCCATGGAGATAGAGCTCAGATCCTTCTGCTCTAAAAGTCCCTACCCATTTGAGCTAAAGAAGAATCTCCTTCAGATGGTAGCAGTACAGAGTCTAATCCACACAGCTGAGTAGTTCTGATTTTATTCAGTGGAAGGCACCAGTGCACATGCACACtaaattcattaaaaagaaaaggaggacttgtggcaccttagagactaacaaatttatttgagcatgagctttcgtgagctgcagctcacttcattgaatgcatccgatgaagtgagctgtagctcacgaaagcttacgctcaaataaatttgttagtctttaaggtgccacaagtactcctgttctttttgggaatacagactaacacggctgctactctgaaaccactaaATTCATTGCATCACTTACTAATATGGCCTTAAACCTTAAGGTCCTGCCAACACTGCACTGACTGTCTTTGTGTCTCATTTGCTAAAATTGCCCGTTCATTCCACTGTCCTGCAGTACACACTGCACCAGTTGTCTGCATGCATGCTGCCCTCCATCCCAGCGTTGGCTGCTTTTTAGTGGTGCTTTAAGTATAAAGTTTGCAAAgctctttgggatccttcaggatgaaaggcactatataaataatctTTTATGTGAGGCCTTTGTGCTTACATAAACTTTGCTATAAGATTATTTGTGCTTGTACGAAACATTACAAAACCACcatgagcattttaaaaaaactcagtTGTACACCACAAAATACATTATATTCAGACTCCCAGCCATTAAAATGTCCTGTGTTTTAATAACACAATCCTCCCTGTtcctggaagggggggagggggacacatcTCATATTAGTTACTATATAGCAGCTTGGAGGGAGAGTCTTATTCTTCTAGTCTCCAGGCCCTGGGAAAGAGGGAGGCCAGTCTGGACACTCTGGAGATGTGTAGGCTTGATAATATGGGAGCAACAACAGGTCTCAATTGTGTTCCTATGTCAGAGTGTTATTTAAGGCCATAGAGCACAGGGCTTTTCTTGGGGAATAATGACCAGCTGGGAGGAATTGATACACTTCAACCACAGCCATGACAGGGGCTATTAAGATCAGTGGGTCACTAATCCCCTGGAAACAGCCTGTGCcaaagttatttttattatgaGCTGAACATAGGGGGTGGGCGCAGGCAGGAAAATCCCACAGGCATATGGATTATTTTCTTATGGGTGATATATTTCAGTTAGTTTGGACAGAGTGTTCCTAAGACATCAGCCAAATAGATTCTCATCATTCACTTCCGTTTCTAATCAACAGCAGATGAAGCAGCAGGGGGCTGTCTTTGCTGGAGATACAAATATGAATCCTTAGCAAACCAGTCTGCTTTACCTGTGACAAGGCTCTTCCCATTTGTGGCTGATTGGCTGCATTCTGTCAACTGTGCGGATGCTTGAGATAGGATGCATATTGCTATAGATTCAAAATGTTCCTACCTGGCTTTGTTTATGACTCATCCTGAGGCTTCCAAGTGTCAAAAGCATAGTGGTACCAGCGACTTGTCACATCTCTGCTCCCTAGAAAGCAAACATGACATGATTGAGGTGGCACACATCTGTTTTGCTAGttctgggtctgatcctgctctctgtcccccaccccaccctcggTGTAAATTGGGagttactccattgacttctgtcaagttactccagatttactctGATGTAGCAGATAAAAGTTTGGACTCAAGATGTTTTAACTGGCAATACTTGGCCCTGAATGGGTATCTGCTGTTCAGAAGGACCAAACACTAGTGACATATTTGCTAGTTTTTATTTCTCTGGGTTCTACTGTAAATGTCCCCCACTTCCTTCCTGCACTACACCTCGGCAGGAACAAGTTGTTAAGGAGACAGAAGAATGGAATAATTGAAAAGTGTTCCCAAATAAAATCAGTTTGAATCTGCAATTCAATGAGAGCCAGTCATACAGTGGGCTTAGGGAATGCTAGAACTGCAGTGCATATCATTTCAACAAGCACACAAATAATTTACACAGTGACTCGTTGATCATGGAATCAACATACCCCGTAGGAGAAAAATAATGAGATAAAAAGTGATCTGTCTCAGTTGGGGATGGTGGTGGTCTTCTCTTTGCACATGTGGTACATGGCACTTCCTGACAAGGCAGTCGGCTCAGCAAACACTAACTCAGACTTGGGATGTCATGCAGAGAAATCAGGTGTGAGTTGCCATTGGCCATTGGGCCATTAACCTACAGAGACCATCATTGTAACAAGTGAAAATGAATGTGGTTATCTGGGCCTAATGCTTTCCACAAGTTCTAAGCAGCTgctgcttccattgacttcagctgggttCTCGGAACTACTGAaaatcaggtgcctaaatatggactcaggggcctaattttaggcacctgcttttgaaaaccttggccttaGTATTTAGGTGAAGCTTTAGAGACCTCTTGCAGGAGGTAGGTCAGAGCTGAGATACACTGGCATAGCTGTTTCAAGTCAGGACTGAGGTACATtatggcagtggttttcaaactgcgagtcgcaacccagtactgggtcgtggaatgtaaggcactggggtgtggtggctctggtcagcaccactgactgggccgtTAGAAGTCCtatcggcggtgctgcccagctaaggcaggctagtccttaCCTGTTCCAACCCcacactgtgccctggaagcggccagcagtaGGTCCGCCTCCTAGacagggggccacagggctccacgtgctgcccctgccctgagcactggctccacgcTTCCATTGGCCGAGAAGAGGtcaatgggagtgggggggaggggtgatgcCTGTGGGTGAGAGCCACGCGGAGACGCTtgcgtgcctctgcctaggagccagatctgttgctggctgcttccagggtgcagcgcagTCTGTGgcaccaggacaggcagaaaGTCTGCCTTAGCACCCTCGCTGCAccactggctgggagctgcctgaggtaagccccaaccccacaccccaatccccagtcccacccctggagccccttcctgcaccctaaacccctaccccagaccagactcccccaaacccagagcaccctcctgcatcccaaacccctcatccccagccccacctcagagattgcacccccagcccagagccctgaccccctcctgcaccccaacctcctgaccCAGCCCAAagctccctcccacatcctgaacccctcattcctggccccaccccgcagccctcacccctgcacctcaaccctctgctccagccctgagcccctcccacaccccaaacccctcatccccatctctgtggggtcatgggcatcaacaagtTTCtccaactgggttgccagaaaaaaaatttgaaaaccactgcattatGGGGATGCTTATATGGCAAAGTGGGTGTAAGTGTGAAACTAAGCTGGTGTGCCATGTGCATTGGGCTGGGCAGGAAAAGGTGTAAGTTACCCCCACTTTAGTATCCACACAATTTCatcagaaagaacgaggagtacttgtggcaccttagagactaaccaatttatttgagcataagctttcatgggctaaagcccacttgatcagatgcatgtagtggaaaatacagtaggaacatatatatatatatatacacacagagaacatgaaaaaaatgggggttgccataccagctccaatgagaccaatcgattaaggtgggctattatcagcaggagaaaaaaacttttgtagtgataattaggatagcccatttcaaacagttgacaagcacgtgagagtaacagtagggggaaaataagcatggggaaatagtttttagtttttccccatactaattttccccctactgttactcacaccttcttgaaatgggccatcctaattatcactacaaaagtttttttctcctgctgataatagcccatcttaatcGATTGTTCTCgttagagctggtatggcaacccccatttttttcatgttctctgtgtgtatatatatcttcctactgtattttccactacatgcatctgatctAGTGGGcttcagcccacgaaagcttatctcaaataaatttgttagtctccaagttgccacaagtactcctcgttctttctgctgatacagactaacacggctaccactctgaaaccacacaATTTCAGAATTCTTTAAACCTGTCTCTGAGCTGAGGAGAGATCCAGCTACACAGGGGTATTGGCACAGTGGGGTATGAAGCCCAGGCTGTTAAGACTCATGGCTCTGGTTTGTTTTGGCAGTGGCAGAAAGGGCAGCCCCCTACACCAATGTGATCATGCCTAGCCTGTTTGGCATCATCTGTTTCCTGGGCATTGTCGGGAATCTCATCGTCATCTACACCATTGTCAAGAAGAAAAAGCTGAGGTGCAAGCAGACTGTGCCCGACATCTTCATTTTCAACCTCTCCATCGTGGATCTCCTCTTCCTGCTGGGCATGCCTTTCCTCATCCACCAGCTCCTTGGTAATGGTGCCTGGTATTTCGGGGCTCCGTTGTGCACCATCATCACCGCCTTGGACACTAACAGCCAGATCACCAGCACCAACATCCTGACAGTGATGACCCTCGACCGTTACCTGGCAACCGTCTACCCTCTGAAATCCACCTATGTCCGGACACCATGTGTAGCAGCCTCAGTAATTTGCTTGGTGTGGCTCCTTTCCTTCCTGACCATCATTCCTGTGTGGATGTATGCAGGTCTGATGCCTCTGGAGGATGGGACTGTCCGCTGTGCTCTCTTGCTTCCCAACCCTGAGACTGATGTCTACTGGTTCACGCTCTACCAGTTCATGCTGGCCTTTGCTATCCCACTGATTGTCATCTGTGTTGTTTACTTTAAGATCCTCCAGCACATGGCTACCACCGTGGTCCCCCTTCCCCAGAGGAGCCTCCAGGTACGTACCAAGAAAGTCACCCGCATGGCAGTTGCCATCTGCTCTGCCTTTTTCATTTGCTGGGCCCCTTTCTACATCCTCCAGCTGGTGCATCTCGGCATTGACACACCTTCTGTTGCCTTCTTCTATGCCTATAACTTCGCCATTAGCTTGGGCTATGCCAACAGCTGCCTCAACCCCTTCCTCTACATTGCCCTGAGTGAGACCTTCAAGCGCCAGTTCATGGTGGCCATCCGTCCTGCCAAGGAGCAGTTCCGCAACAGTAGCTCCATCAACAACAACAGCGCAACAGAGGCCAGTGTGTGCCTAAAGCTTGCACCAGAATCCACTCAGCAGACTCAGTTTCTGGAGGACTTTTCCCCACACTCACTGCCTGTGACTGTTGCTGTTCACTAGGGACTCTATTGTCACGCCAAAGGATGGCTTTGGGGCTCTTTTTTGGGAATGACACAAAGTAAGGAGGGCTGTGGATAAGAAGTAGCTTCTGACTACCCTCAGTGAAGCACATGGACTACAGGCTTCCACTTTGGAGACGCACAGTCGAGTCCCCTCTCATTACAGGGCTCTGCATTCAATCTACCCCGATCTAAGAGCTTCTGCATACTGGCTCCTTGGTCCACTGAGGAACGACCTGGgaattccttttaatttcacaCAAAACATTGGGCTCCTCTTggagggaaaagagaaagagagggagacatGAAGAGAAGTCTTCGGAAGGTATTTTGTTGGCACTGAATGCCATGCCAGCCTTTAGCAAAAGGATCTCAAATGGGTCCTTACTGTTTGACCATTGTTTCTGGGAAAGAAGCTGATATGGACCCTCTTGCTTTAAGACTTGAACTTTACaaaaagactattttaaaaagcGGGGGGAGGGCTATAAAACTGAGCTTATCGAGGCCTATGCTTAAATTCCAGAAGCAAAAAGACAAGGAACTGCTCAGCAAAGCAGCCTTCAAAGTGCCTGGGGAACAAACCCACAAGCATTAGTGAGGGAACTCCTGCCTTGCCAAGATCCTCTGGACTTTTTGGTGAAGTCCCAACCTGCCTCCAGTGAGCTGTGCTGCTTGGCCGACCTATGAATATTCAGGAACTGGATGCTGGGGCCTTGACAAGCTGTCTCTATATATTTGCAAGCAAAATCAGGCCCTCTGGCAGATAGTGATTGTACCACTTCAAGGGATTTCACAGTTGAGCAAAGCTGCTGCTCTTAACACCTGATCTGTAGATAGTCATCCCGTTGAGCCTGCTTCCCTCAGTTGCGCCTGCTTCCCTCATGCGTCTCCTTCAGTCTCCCTCTGTGCCCATCAATCTGCATGTTCATTAGGGAATATTACACAGGTGGCTTTTTAAATATTCCTCCAAACAAGACAGCGTGCACAAAGGCAGATGTGTgtagaggaagagaatgggaggAGGTTGCTCTGAGAAAATGCAGCTGCTTAAGGGACTTCCAGAGGATAATGATAATACTGCCAATTAAAACCAAAATGTCCATATTTGGCAAATGCAGCTCTATCTCTCCAGAGACTGAGAGGTACTTTCACCTGTTAGAGGGACATGGATCAGCTAAATGCTGGGGATTATATTGATAGACTGCACAGGAGTCCCAGGAGCCAGTTAGGAAAGTCTTAAGCTGCTTGTTAAACAAGGAGCAAGTGACTGTTGTGAATGTGTTTGATGTAGAAGAAACATTACAACAACACACTGTTGCACATGCACTCCTACAGGGACTACACACGGCACAAAGGAACTGATTCATATCCTCATAATCACACACTCATCCACACAGCTGCACGCCTCCATGCAGCTACACACAGACAACCACAAAACATTCTTCAGAAACCACGCACACGTTTGTaggcatgtgtgtatatataagtaCACAAAACCCATTAACATGTCCACACATTCACCTATATCCACACTAGCTGATACACATGCAGGCAACCCCATATAGACACACAGTTATTTCTCTAACAACATACACCAGTGCAACCACACACATCCCATGACCATACTAGTAGTCTCCCAATATTGTTCTCTGCCCCTGGAGGATAAATGTAGATGGGTGGGCAGTCAGCTCTTTAGGTCTATAACATACTCTTTCCTCTTCTGATCTTTGTTCCCATCCCGACTGAATGGAATTTAACTCACCTGTGCAGATTCTAGGGGAGCTTTATTGTGGTTACTTGCTCTTTGGCCAATAACTTCCCTCAGGAGGCAGGAGCAAGAGATAAGGAACAGGGCCTGGGGGTTTGCTAAGGAGAGTCTTGTTCTTCTCAAGAATGGCGAATAGATCCCGTGTCACCCTCCAGTTGGGTAAGGaaatgggaaggagggaggattgtGGCTCCTTTTCTGGTGAGAGGGGGTAGCCAGTGGAGATTGATTCTAATTCATTCTAATAAAAGAAATTGAGTGAGTGAGGAAAGTTCTGGGAGGGGATGAACATGGGGACTGAAAATCCCCTTAGCAGCAGCTCATCTTCCCTTCTGTCCAAGCCAGTGCTCCACTAACTCCTAGCTGAGCAGGGTCTTATTACATTGAATTGAAGATCTTCAGAACGAATAGGTCCTTTCTTCACAAACCAGGCATAAAACAAAATGTCCCGCACTCCCCTGGTCAGTCAGGGGCTGTGCCTGGTGTGGAGGCAGAAGGCTCAGCTTCTGAGGCCTTGTCACTCAATAACATCTTCCTGTTCTTAGAGCCAGGACAGGTTCCAAGCAGCAATGGGCCCCATGCTGCGCCTTCTCCACTCTTGTTGCTGGAGTAAGGAGAATGGGGTTCGGaggcgagggggggggggctaatTCCCTATCCCTTCTGGGTCTGCTGCCAGAGAGGGAGTTGGGGCTGCTCTACGGATTGCGGAACTTGCAGGGCCCCACCTGGACAGCCTAAATCACAGACATGAGAGGTGGAGGAGACCTGTTAGATTCCCCCAGAACAGCACTCTAGAGCAGgagcaggattgttccctatggcCTGTGCTTAAGGGCTGGCTGTGATCAGGGAGTGGTGTTGAGAGATTCTGGATGAGGCTCCTTGGATGGAGCAAGGAGCAGGAACTGTGGGGGATGTAAAGCAGGGAGACAGGGAATCCCCCTGAGCAGAGGCTCCACAAATGCAAAACCAAATCAAACATCCCCCTAGGTAAGGGAGAGGGCTCATTTAATTTTTGTGTGAATCAGAGATATTGGTCCTTGTGGTAGAGACTCTGCCACCCTGCAGGAGTCGGGCATTTCCCGTGCGTCTCTGAGCAGGCAGCACAGACCTCTCCAGGGATCAAGACCAGCAGAGTTTAAATTGAGAGGATTTCCCCAAAGCTCCCTGCGTATGCTACAAACATGTGTAGTTATCCACCTATCTGCAAAGCTTGAGCTGGATGTGTCTGCAGGGCCTAAGGCCTCTTGTGTACTTTGTGCTGCTGGTATTTGGCTCTCAGAGAGTGCCATATTGTTATCTCGTGTACAATAAAGATATTTGTTCTTGAGCTGGTTGGCTCCAGGCCTGTGTGCAGTCTGATCCTGTACTGCAAGCCTAATGCTGCTAAACACTTTGTACTTCCCATCACAGGCTGGCCAATGAGTCAAGGAGCCAGAACTATAAATGGCTCTGTGAGCATGTGTGGGTACCTTTTCCAGGGCATAACCAGGTTACACAGAAATGTGGCTCTCTGTGAAATTTAGTTTTCAATGGTCTTTGGTGGCATCCTTTCCCCTCTCCACCTCTTAGTCTATTCTcatatgggcccaatcctgcaaggtgctgggcactGCCTGAAAGGTGTTGAATGCCCCTCAActcacactgaaatcaagggaaagACACCGTGCATCTTTCCAGGATCAGGCTTTTAGTCTCTGGTCTACATCAGGGCAAAGTTATGTTAGAAGATCCCCAGCTTACACCCATTTTAAAACGAATGCTTAAAGGTTGTTTGAGCTTGGCTGTAGCCTCAATAGGATTCTGCAACGGTTTGACTAGTCAGCATGAGCAGGTCCTGACTGTCGGGGTGGGGGCCTCCCTCTAAGCCTGCATCTGAAGagaggtgccccccccccacaactcccactatGAGAAGGCAACATTTCCAgtaaagctggggggggggggggaattttggTTGACTAGTAAACTTGCTGAAAAATTCGGTTTCCAGGAGACCAAAACTATTTGTAAATTTGGATTGAATTTGGCAATCAGTTTTGGCCGAATAAAAAATgaggggaaaattttcaaaaaagtctGAATGGTTCATTTTGACGTGCCTCTTCCAAACACTGTACACAATTGTGTCtgacacacacaatttttttgttctggcaaggaaaaaaaaaatcaatttttgtttgaaatgacccgcatttttttccagattttttggTTCGGCCACTCCACTGAAAAATCACATATTTGCTGAGCTCTCGTTACCAATTTTAGTAGGTTCCTCTCTGCCGGTTCCCATGAGGTTTTTCTTCACTCAGGCATTCCACATGCTGCCTCCTCAGGCCCTCTCTCCAGCTCCTAAGAGAAGAGAAGCCAGCCTGAAAGTGTCCTGGGAAAGGTCCGTATTTCAAAGAGCAAAGGGCTCCCTGCTTTGTCTCTTGTCAGTGCCATTTCCACAGCACCAGCAGCAGGCACAGCCAATTAAATACACCTGTGGAGAAAGCCACTATGCTAGTAATAGCCATTCTGGCAAAGCCTGGCCCAATTAGGGTCTTGGCAAGTGAGGCTCCTGGATGGCAGTGAAAGGAAATGGCAGGGAAAGAGTCTTAGGATTTCCATTTACTCAcaacttttgctgctttttgtTCCAGAGCTTGAGTGTCTGTAGCAACAGCAGCAAAGACGCCTTAGAAAGAGGCTATGCATCTGGGGAGGGAGTGGTTTCCCAGGACCCCAGGCAGAAGCCATCATTCTCCAACGGATCTCATTATACAGGCAGTGAAGCTGTCATAACCTTATGGGACAATGTGGCGCTCCTCTTAAAGGCAGTTTAACACCAAAAAAGACAGGACAGCAAGGCCAGATGTCCCAGTGGCTATGCTGAGAGGGAGTGGAGTAAAGACAGGGAGAAATAGGGAAGAAGGGAGCATTGGGGAAAAGAGACAGAGGGGGGTAGAGAGAAAATGAGGTTACAAAAGGAAGAGAATGTGGGGTGCaagaggaaaagagagaagaCAATATACAGGGACAGAGAAAGAttagacagagaaagagagagaagcaggatgtgagagaaagaggaaggaatGACAGAGTGATTGAAATAAAAtgcaggagagggaggagagtGAAACATCATTTAACCCCCAGACCCTGATTCTCCCCGAATGGCCCCTAAAGCATGGGATGGGAATAACTGAGCACCCAGCTGAGGCTAATAGGAGGTGCTACCCAACCATCCTGGGCTACAACTTCTGAGTGCATCAGACAAAAACATCAGGCCTGAGAGGCCCAGCCCAGGCCAGGTACAGTGAAGGGGCCAGCCATGGAAGAATTGTAATAGTCACAGCTCATACATCTGCCAGGAGaacagcccccaccccttccacaaaGAAAGC is part of the Eretmochelys imbricata isolate rEreImb1 chromosome 14, rEreImb1.hap1, whole genome shotgun sequence genome and encodes:
- the LOC144275151 gene encoding melanin-concentrating hormone receptor 1-like, yielding MASENSPPLCPRNCSAWAPRNGSVAERAAPYTNVIMPSLFGIICFLGIVGNLIVIYTIVKKKKLRCKQTVPDIFIFNLSIVDLLFLLGMPFLIHQLLGNGAWYFGAPLCTIITALDTNSQITSTNILTVMTLDRYLATVYPLKSTYVRTPCVAASVICLVWLLSFLTIIPVWMYAGLMPLEDGTVRCALLLPNPETDVYWFTLYQFMLAFAIPLIVICVVYFKILQHMATTVVPLPQRSLQVRTKKVTRMAVAICSAFFICWAPFYILQLVHLGIDTPSVAFFYAYNFAISLGYANSCLNPFLYIALSETFKRQFMVAIRPAKEQFRNSSSINNNSATEASVCLKLAPESTQQTQFLEDFSPHSLPVTVAVH